Proteins encoded together in one Lachnospiraceae bacterium JLR.KK008 window:
- a CDS encoding HPr family phosphocarrier protein — MKSFEYTVTDPVGIHARPAGNLAKEAKQYDSVITITKNGKSAEAKKLMALMGLGVKQGDTVTVTIEGGDEAANAAKMEAFFKANL, encoded by the coding sequence ATGAAATCATTCGAGTACACAGTTACAGATCCTGTAGGTATCCACGCAAGACCGGCAGGAAATCTGGCAAAAGAGGCAAAACAGTATGACTCTGTGATTACCATCACCAAGAACGGAAAAAGTGCAGAGGCAAAAAAGCTGATGGCTCTTATGGGACTTGGCGTAAAACAGGGGGATACTGTTACCGTGACGATCGAAGGTGGCGATGAAGCGGCAAACGCTGCAAAAATGGAAGCGTTCTTTAAAGCTAACCTGTAG
- the ulaG gene encoding L-ascorbate 6-phosphate lactonase, translating into MSKVSEMTRESWIMSTFPEWGTWLVEDIEKETVAAGNVAMWWLGCTGVWFKTPAGANITIDLWCGNGKRTHGDGKMKVGHQMANMCGGRAMQPNLRNVPFVIDPFAFRQVDAVLATHYHQDHMSAEWAAHVLQSGMKTIDENGKEIPVPFIGPKKSVETWVKWGVPEDRCITVKPGDTVKIKDIEIVALDSFDRTCIVTTDSTGPDREELTGVCPTDMDDKAVNYLVKTPGGNIYHSGDSHFSIYFAKHGKDYDIDVAFGSFGENPVGMQDKMTSTDILRMAENLKCKVVVPIHWDVWTNFQADCEEIRLLYDFKKDRNEYQFHPFFWQVGGKYVYPQDKDKLYYHHQRGFEDCFEAPQNIPYRSCL; encoded by the coding sequence ATGAGCAAAGTTTCTGAAATGACCCGGGAAAGCTGGATTATGAGCACGTTCCCGGAGTGGGGTACGTGGCTGGTAGAGGACATCGAGAAAGAGACTGTTGCCGCAGGCAATGTGGCAATGTGGTGGCTTGGGTGCACGGGCGTATGGTTTAAGACACCGGCCGGGGCGAATATCACGATTGATCTCTGGTGTGGCAACGGCAAGCGTACTCATGGCGATGGTAAGATGAAGGTAGGACATCAGATGGCGAATATGTGCGGTGGCCGGGCGATGCAGCCGAATCTGCGCAATGTCCCGTTTGTCATCGATCCGTTTGCCTTCCGGCAGGTGGACGCCGTACTGGCCACACATTATCATCAGGATCATATGTCAGCCGAATGGGCGGCGCATGTATTGCAGAGCGGGATGAAGACGATCGATGAAAACGGTAAAGAGATTCCGGTACCGTTTATCGGACCGAAAAAATCAGTGGAGACATGGGTGAAGTGGGGGGTTCCTGAAGACCGCTGCATCACGGTAAAGCCGGGGGACACAGTGAAAATTAAAGATATTGAGATTGTGGCGCTCGACAGTTTTGACCGCACCTGCATTGTGACGACGGATTCCACAGGTCCTGACCGTGAAGAACTGACCGGCGTCTGTCCTACCGATATGGATGATAAGGCAGTTAATTATCTCGTGAAAACGCCGGGCGGCAATATTTATCATTCGGGAGATTCTCATTTCTCTATCTATTTTGCGAAACACGGCAAAGATTATGACATTGATGTGGCTTTCGGTTCTTTCGGAGAAAATCCGGTCGGTATGCAGGATAAGATGACATCGACTGACATTCTGCGCATGGCTGAGAACTTGAAATGTAAAGTGGTCGTTCCCATTCACTGGGATGTTTGGACAAACTTCCAGGCGGACTGTGAGGAGATCAGGCTCTTATATGATTTCAAGAAAGACCGCAACGAATATCAGTTCCACCCGTTCTTCTGGCAGGTAGGTGGAAAGTATGTATATCCTCAGGATAAAGACAAGCTGTATTATCATCACCAGAGAGGTTTTGAGGATTGTTTCGAAGCACCGCAGAACATTCCATACAGATCCTGCCTGTAA
- a CDS encoding PTS ascorbate transporter subunit IIC produces MVVLDILNAIWTFFATYILQKAPYMVGFLTLLGYCLMGKKWYDTVAGTLKAIIGMLILNAGSGGLTSTFRPILAGLKDRFNLTACVIDPYYGQNAVTAGVEEVFGKGFSQAMTLLLIAFIVNILLVRFNKITKCRTLFTTGHVQVQQAATAYWLIMFALPGLLQNNIALMIVMSVILGAYWAVGSNLTVKPMQELSEGAGFAIAHQQMFGIRLAYFLSDKLFGEKDGKRKIKKVGEMEMPGFFSIFNENMVCTAILMTVFFGIIMAIIGKPFFVESGATTEGENFVFYCFNTSLNFAVYLAVLQLGVRTFVTELTASFQGIADKLLPDSIPGVDCAVCFGFGDSNAVTFGFLAGLVGQIIAIIVLIVIGSPTIIICGFVPVFFDNATMGLVANEKGGLKACLTIPFFAGMIQVFGAALIAGWVGLASYGGYLGMFDWDTVWPAFTVIMRYLGYIGVAIVVIVLLAIPQIEYRMDPEGYFLITENYEAYAERKAKQSVEG; encoded by the coding sequence ATGGTAGTATTAGATATATTGAATGCGATTTGGACTTTTTTTGCCACCTATATTTTGCAGAAAGCGCCTTATATGGTTGGGTTTCTGACTCTGCTTGGCTATTGCCTGATGGGGAAGAAGTGGTACGATACGGTGGCCGGGACACTGAAGGCGATTATCGGTATGCTGATTCTCAATGCCGGGTCCGGCGGCCTGACAAGCACATTCCGCCCGATACTGGCGGGACTCAAGGATCGTTTTAACCTTACGGCGTGTGTGATTGATCCGTATTATGGACAGAATGCGGTGACAGCCGGTGTGGAAGAAGTGTTTGGCAAGGGCTTTTCGCAGGCGATGACATTGCTGCTCATCGCGTTTATTGTCAATATTTTGCTCGTGCGTTTTAATAAGATAACAAAATGTCGTACCCTGTTTACGACAGGCCACGTACAGGTGCAGCAGGCAGCGACCGCATATTGGCTGATTATGTTTGCGCTGCCGGGACTTTTACAGAACAATATCGCTCTGATGATCGTGATGTCGGTCATTCTTGGCGCGTATTGGGCGGTAGGTTCCAACCTGACTGTAAAGCCGATGCAGGAATTGAGTGAGGGCGCCGGTTTTGCAATCGCTCATCAGCAGATGTTCGGAATCCGGCTGGCATATTTCCTGTCAGATAAATTGTTCGGGGAAAAGGACGGAAAGCGTAAAATCAAAAAAGTCGGGGAGATGGAGATGCCTGGTTTCTTCTCGATTTTCAATGAAAACATGGTCTGCACCGCTATTTTGATGACGGTATTTTTCGGAATCATTATGGCGATCATTGGGAAACCTTTCTTTGTAGAATCAGGTGCGACAACAGAAGGCGAGAACTTTGTATTTTATTGCTTCAATACGTCGCTGAACTTTGCAGTCTATCTGGCAGTTTTACAGCTCGGTGTGCGGACGTTCGTGACGGAGCTGACAGCGTCCTTCCAGGGGATTGCGGACAAACTGCTTCCGGACTCTATTCCGGGTGTGGATTGCGCGGTCTGCTTTGGCTTTGGTGATTCCAATGCAGTTACCTTTGGTTTTCTGGCAGGTCTCGTGGGGCAGATTATCGCGATCATCGTTCTGATCGTCATCGGTTCTCCGACGATCATTATCTGTGGGTTTGTGCCGGTATTTTTTGACAATGCGACGATGGGGCTTGTGGCAAATGAGAAGGGTGGCCTGAAAGCCTGCCTGACGATTCCGTTTTTTGCCGGTATGATCCAGGTGTTCGGAGCTGCGCTTATTGCCGGCTGGGTAGGTCTGGCTTCTTATGGCGGGTACCTGGGCATGTTTGACTGGGATACGGTATGGCCGGCATTTACGGTAATCATGCGTTACCTTGGCTATATCGGCGTTGCGATCGTTGTTATCGTACTGCTTGCGATTCCGCAGATCGAATACCGTATGGACCCGGAAGGTTATTTCCTGATCACAGAAAATTACGAAGCATACGCGGAGCGCAAGGCGAAACAATCAGTAGAGGGTTGA
- a CDS encoding L-ribulose-5-phosphate 3-epimerase → MRAYLIGLYEKAMPKTMNWKEKLECAKECGYDFVEISIDETDEKLARLDWSSSQRSELVRTMQEVGVPLRSMCLSGHRKYAFGDPDPDIRRRSMEIMEKAIQLADDLGIRIIQLAGYDVYYEPRTEESERLFRENLEKATLMAAEKGIVMGFETMETEFMNTTEKAMKYVKIINNPYLGIYPDSGNLTNAAVSYHSSVLDDLETGRGHIFALHLKETVPGKFREIPFLTGHVDFEAIIRKAWDLGIRRFVTEMWDVGRTDWMNDIKFACSNMRVILDKQQ, encoded by the coding sequence ATGAGAGCTTATTTGATTGGCTTATATGAAAAAGCCATGCCCAAAACAATGAACTGGAAAGAAAAGCTGGAATGTGCCAAAGAATGCGGCTATGACTTTGTCGAAATCAGTATTGATGAGACCGACGAAAAGCTGGCAAGATTGGACTGGAGCAGTTCACAGCGGTCGGAACTTGTCAGGACCATGCAGGAAGTAGGCGTTCCGCTGCGCAGCATGTGCCTGTCCGGCCACCGCAAATATGCCTTTGGAGATCCTGACCCCGATATTCGCAGACGCAGTATGGAGATCATGGAAAAGGCAATCCAGTTGGCCGATGATCTTGGCATCCGCATCATCCAACTGGCCGGATATGATGTCTATTATGAACCCCGGACCGAAGAGAGCGAGCGTCTGTTTCGCGAGAATCTGGAAAAAGCTACATTGATGGCAGCGGAAAAAGGGATCGTTATGGGGTTTGAGACTATGGAGACAGAGTTCATGAATACGACGGAAAAGGCCATGAAGTATGTAAAAATTATTAATAATCCCTATCTGGGTATTTATCCCGATTCCGGCAATCTGACCAACGCCGCCGTCAGTTATCATTCCAGCGTCTTAGACGATCTGGAGACCGGACGCGGCCACATTTTTGCCCTCCATTTAAAAGAAACCGTCCCCGGAAAATTCAGAGAAATTCCTTTTCTCACCGGACATGTAGATTTTGAAGCGATTATCAGAAAAGCCTGGGATCTTGGCATTCGTCGTTTTGTCACGGAAATGTGGGATGTGGGCCGGACTGACTGGATGAATGATATTAAATTTGCATGCAGCAACATGCGCGTTATTCTGGACAAACAACAGTAG
- a CDS encoding L-ribulose-5-phosphate 4-epimerase, with protein MLEELKKIVYDANMELPRRGLVTYTWGNVSGIDREKGLFVIKPSGVEYEDLTPEDMVVMDLQGNKVEGKLNPSSDTKTHRILYNAFPEIGGIVHTHSPHAVAWAQAGRDIPAYGTTHADYFYGPVPCARNLTPEEIKEDYESNTGNVIVETFHQRGINPVHVPGVICHNHGPFSWGKDAAQAVYHSVVLEEVAKMDMFTELINPKAEPAPSCILDKHFMRKHGPNAYYGQGDH; from the coding sequence ATGCTGGAAGAACTGAAAAAAATAGTATATGATGCAAACATGGAACTGCCGCGCAGGGGCCTCGTCACATATACATGGGGAAATGTAAGCGGAATCGACCGGGAAAAGGGACTCTTTGTTATTAAACCTTCCGGTGTTGAATATGAAGATCTCACGCCGGAAGATATGGTCGTCATGGACCTGCAGGGCAATAAAGTCGAAGGAAAACTCAACCCCTCTTCCGACACGAAGACTCACCGTATTCTCTACAACGCTTTTCCCGAGATCGGCGGTATTGTCCATACACACAGTCCTCATGCGGTTGCATGGGCACAGGCCGGCCGTGATATTCCCGCATATGGCACGACTCATGCGGATTACTTCTATGGTCCGGTACCTTGTGCGCGCAATCTGACTCCGGAAGAAATCAAAGAAGACTATGAATCCAACACCGGAAATGTGATCGTGGAAACATTTCATCAAAGAGGCATCAATCCGGTGCATGTACCCGGCGTCATTTGCCACAACCATGGTCCTTTCAGTTGGGGAAAAGATGCCGCACAGGCTGTTTACCACTCTGTCGTTCTGGAAGAAGTCGCAAAAATGGATATGTTCACCGAGCTGATCAACCCCAAAGCAGAACCGGCCCCGTCCTGCATTCTGGACAAACATTTTATGCGCAAGCATGGACCAAACGCTTATTATGGTCAGGGAGATCACTGA
- a CDS encoding PTS sugar transporter subunit IIA, translating into MATVLQTIVEKKHYRFINGEGVDWKEAIRLSAESLVEDGSVDADYYKQIVACIEKYGPYVVFEHHVAMPHTTENAVGANRTGIGFMVSEKMIDFGEDEDGEKKEANLFFTLSAANPDEHMDNIQQLSAIFMNDKLLDALAVARTPEDILDAEKKYPCEED; encoded by the coding sequence ATGGCTACCGTGTTACAGACGATTGTGGAAAAGAAACATTATCGGTTTATCAATGGCGAAGGAGTGGACTGGAAAGAGGCGATCCGCCTGAGCGCCGAATCTCTTGTGGAAGATGGAAGTGTGGATGCGGACTATTATAAACAGATTGTAGCCTGCATTGAGAAATATGGCCCGTATGTCGTGTTTGAACATCATGTGGCCATGCCACATACAACAGAAAATGCAGTCGGAGCGAACAGGACAGGCATCGGCTTTATGGTGTCTGAAAAAATGATCGACTTCGGTGAGGATGAGGATGGAGAGAAAAAGGAGGCCAACCTGTTTTTCACACTCTCCGCGGCCAATCCGGATGAACACATGGATAATATTCAGCAGTTATCGGCTATTTTTATGAATGACAAACTTCTGGATGCGCTGGCTGTGGCCAGAACGCCGGAAGACATACTGGACGCCGAGAAAAAATACCCATGTGAAGAAGATTGA